The following are encoded together in the Balaenoptera acutorostrata chromosome 9, mBalAcu1.1, whole genome shotgun sequence genome:
- the KAT5 gene encoding histone acetyltransferase KAT5 isoform X4, whose translation MAEVVSPVPGAGRREPGEVGRARGPPVADPGAALSPQGEIIEGCRLPVLRRNQDNEDEWPLAEILSVKDISGRKLFYVHYIDFNKRLDEWVTHERLDLKKIQFPKKEAKTPTKNGLPGSRPGSPEREVKRKVEVVSPATPVPSETAPASVFPQNGSARRAVAAQPGRKRKSNCLGTDEDSQDSSDGIPSAPRMTGSLVSDRSHDDIVTRMKNIECIELGRHRLKPWYFSPYPQELTTLPVLYLCEFCLKYGRSLKCLQRHLTKCDLRHPPGNEIYRKGTISFFEIDGRKNKSYSQNLCLLAKCFLDHKTLYYDTDPFLFYVMTEYDCKGFHIVGYFSKEKESTEDYNVACILTLPPYQRRGYGKLLIEFSYELSKVEGKTGTPEKPLSDLGLLSYRSYWSQTILEILMGLKSESGERPQITINEISEITSIKKEDVISTLQYLNLINYYKGQYILTLSEDIVDGHERAMLKRLLRIDSKCLHFTPKDWSKRGKW comes from the exons atggcgGAGGTGGTGAGTCCGGTGcccggggcggggcggagggAGCCAGGGGAGGTGGGTAGAGCCCGAGGCCCCCCAGTAGCCGACCCTGGCGCCGCGCTGTCTCCCCAGGGGGAGATAATCGAGGGCTGCCGCCTGCCCGTGCTGCGGCGGAACCAAGACAACGAAGATGAGTGGC CCCTGGCTGAGATACTGAGCGTGAAGGACATCAGTGGCCGGAAGCTTTTCTACGTCCATTACATTGACT TCAACAAACGCCTGGATGAATGGGTGACCCACGAGCGGCTGGACCTAAAGAAGATCCAGTTCCCCAAGAAAGAGGCCAAGACCCCCACCAAGAACGGACTTCCTGGGTCCCGCCCCGGCTCTCCAGAGAGAGAGGTG AAACGGAAGGTGGAGGTGGTTTCACCAGCGACTCCAGTGCCCAGCGAGACAGCCCCAGCCTCAGTTTTTCCCCAG aatggatCAGCCCGTAGGGCAGTGGCAGCTCAGCCAGGGCGGAAGCGAAAATCGAATTGCTTGGGCACTGATGAG GACTCGCAGGACAGCTCAGATGGAATACCGTCAGCTCCTCGCATGACTGGGAGCCTGGTGTCTGACCGGAGCCACGACGACATCGTCACCCGGATGAAGAACATCGAGTGCATCGAGCTGGGCCGGCACCGCCTCAAGCCCTGGTACTTCTCCCCATACCCACAGGAGCTCACCACGCTGCCCGTCCTCTACCTCTGCGAGTTCTGCCTCAAGTACGGCCGAAGCCTCAAGTGTCTGCAGCGTCACTTG aCCAAGTGTGACCTGCGACATCCTCCAGGCAACGAGATTTACCGAAAGGGCACCATCTCCTTCTTTGAGATCGATGGACGTAAGAACAAG AGTTACTCCCAGAACCTGTGTCTTCTGGCTAAGTGTTTCCTCGACCACAAGACACTGTACTATGACACAGACCCTTTCCTCTTCTACGTCATGACGGAGTATGACTGCAAGGGCTTCCACATCGTGGGCTACTTCTCCAAG GAAAAGGAATCCACAGAAGACTACAACGTGGCCTGCATCCTGACCCTGCCTCCCTACCAGCGCCGCGGCTACGGCAAGCTGCTGATCGAGTTCA GCTATGAACTCTCCAAAGTGGAAGGGAAAACGGGGACCCCTGAGAAGCCCCTCTCGGATCTTGGCCTCCTATCCTACCGAAGCTACTGGTCCCAGACCATTCTGGAGATCTTGATGGGGCTGAAGTCAGAGAGCGGGGAGAGGCCGCAGATCACCATCAA TGAGATCAGTGAAATTACCAGCATCAAGAAGGAGGATGTCATCTCCACTCTACAGTACCTCAACCTCATCAACTACTACAAG GGCCAGTATATCCTCACACTGTCGGAGGACATCGTGGATGGGCACGAACGGGCTATGCTCAAGCGGCTTCTTCGGATCGACTCCAAGTGTCTGCACTTCACTCCCAAGGACTGGAGCAAGAGGGGAAAATGGTGA
- the KAT5 gene encoding histone acetyltransferase KAT5 isoform X5, producing the protein MAEVGEIIEGCRLPVLRRNQDNEDEWPLAEILSVKDISGRKLFYVHYIDFNKRLDEWVTHERLDLKKIQFPKKEAKTPTKNGLPGSRPGSPEREVKRKVEVVSPATPVPSETAPASVFPQNGSARRAVAAQPGRKRKSNCLGTDEDSQDSSDGIPSAPRMTGSLVSDRSHDDIVTRMKNIECIELGRHRLKPWYFSPYPQELTTLPVLYLCEFCLKYGRSLKCLQRHLTKCDLRHPPGNEIYRKGTISFFEIDGRKNKSYSQNLCLLAKCFLDHKTLYYDTDPFLFYVMTEYDCKGFHIVGYFSKEKESTEDYNVACILTLPPYQRRGYGKLLIEFSYELSKVEGKTGTPEKPLSDLGLLSYRSYWSQTILEILMGLKSESGERPQITINEISEITSIKKEDVISTLQYLNLINYYKGQYILTLSEDIVDGHERAMLKRLLRIDSKCLHFTPKDWSKRGKW; encoded by the exons atggcgGAGGTG GGGGAGATAATCGAGGGCTGCCGCCTGCCCGTGCTGCGGCGGAACCAAGACAACGAAGATGAGTGGC CCCTGGCTGAGATACTGAGCGTGAAGGACATCAGTGGCCGGAAGCTTTTCTACGTCCATTACATTGACT TCAACAAACGCCTGGATGAATGGGTGACCCACGAGCGGCTGGACCTAAAGAAGATCCAGTTCCCCAAGAAAGAGGCCAAGACCCCCACCAAGAACGGACTTCCTGGGTCCCGCCCCGGCTCTCCAGAGAGAGAGGTG AAACGGAAGGTGGAGGTGGTTTCACCAGCGACTCCAGTGCCCAGCGAGACAGCCCCAGCCTCAGTTTTTCCCCAG aatggatCAGCCCGTAGGGCAGTGGCAGCTCAGCCAGGGCGGAAGCGAAAATCGAATTGCTTGGGCACTGATGAG GACTCGCAGGACAGCTCAGATGGAATACCGTCAGCTCCTCGCATGACTGGGAGCCTGGTGTCTGACCGGAGCCACGACGACATCGTCACCCGGATGAAGAACATCGAGTGCATCGAGCTGGGCCGGCACCGCCTCAAGCCCTGGTACTTCTCCCCATACCCACAGGAGCTCACCACGCTGCCCGTCCTCTACCTCTGCGAGTTCTGCCTCAAGTACGGCCGAAGCCTCAAGTGTCTGCAGCGTCACTTG aCCAAGTGTGACCTGCGACATCCTCCAGGCAACGAGATTTACCGAAAGGGCACCATCTCCTTCTTTGAGATCGATGGACGTAAGAACAAG AGTTACTCCCAGAACCTGTGTCTTCTGGCTAAGTGTTTCCTCGACCACAAGACACTGTACTATGACACAGACCCTTTCCTCTTCTACGTCATGACGGAGTATGACTGCAAGGGCTTCCACATCGTGGGCTACTTCTCCAAG GAAAAGGAATCCACAGAAGACTACAACGTGGCCTGCATCCTGACCCTGCCTCCCTACCAGCGCCGCGGCTACGGCAAGCTGCTGATCGAGTTCA GCTATGAACTCTCCAAAGTGGAAGGGAAAACGGGGACCCCTGAGAAGCCCCTCTCGGATCTTGGCCTCCTATCCTACCGAAGCTACTGGTCCCAGACCATTCTGGAGATCTTGATGGGGCTGAAGTCAGAGAGCGGGGAGAGGCCGCAGATCACCATCAA TGAGATCAGTGAAATTACCAGCATCAAGAAGGAGGATGTCATCTCCACTCTACAGTACCTCAACCTCATCAACTACTACAAG GGCCAGTATATCCTCACACTGTCGGAGGACATCGTGGATGGGCACGAACGGGCTATGCTCAAGCGGCTTCTTCGGATCGACTCCAAGTGTCTGCACTTCACTCCCAAGGACTGGAGCAAGAGGGGAAAATGGTGA
- the KAT5 gene encoding histone acetyltransferase KAT5 isoform X1 encodes MAEVVSPVPGAGRREPGEVGRARGPPVADPGAALSPQGEIIEGCRLPVLRRNQDNEDEWPLAEILSVKDISGRKLFYVHYIDFNKRLDEWVTHERLDLKKIQFPKKEAKTPTKNGLPGSRPGSPEREVPASAQASGKTLPIPVQITLRFNLPKEREAIPGGEPDQPLSSSSCLQPNHRSTKRKVEVVSPATPVPSETAPASVFPQNGSARRAVAAQPGRKRKSNCLGTDEDSQDSSDGIPSAPRMTGSLVSDRSHDDIVTRMKNIECIELGRHRLKPWYFSPYPQELTTLPVLYLCEFCLKYGRSLKCLQRHLTKCDLRHPPGNEIYRKGTISFFEIDGRKNKSYSQNLCLLAKCFLDHKTLYYDTDPFLFYVMTEYDCKGFHIVGYFSKEKESTEDYNVACILTLPPYQRRGYGKLLIEFSYELSKVEGKTGTPEKPLSDLGLLSYRSYWSQTILEILMGLKSESGERPQITINEISEITSIKKEDVISTLQYLNLINYYKGQYILTLSEDIVDGHERAMLKRLLRIDSKCLHFTPKDWSKRGKW; translated from the exons atggcgGAGGTGGTGAGTCCGGTGcccggggcggggcggagggAGCCAGGGGAGGTGGGTAGAGCCCGAGGCCCCCCAGTAGCCGACCCTGGCGCCGCGCTGTCTCCCCAGGGGGAGATAATCGAGGGCTGCCGCCTGCCCGTGCTGCGGCGGAACCAAGACAACGAAGATGAGTGGC CCCTGGCTGAGATACTGAGCGTGAAGGACATCAGTGGCCGGAAGCTTTTCTACGTCCATTACATTGACT TCAACAAACGCCTGGATGAATGGGTGACCCACGAGCGGCTGGACCTAAAGAAGATCCAGTTCCCCAAGAAAGAGGCCAAGACCCCCACCAAGAACGGACTTCCTGGGTCCCGCCCCGGCTCTCCAGAGAGAGAGGTG CCGGCCTCCGCCCAGGCCAGCGGGAAGACCTTGCCAATCCCGGTCCAGATCACACTCCGCTTCAACCTGCCCAAGGAGCGGGAGGCCATTCCCGGTGGCGAGCCCGACCAGCCGctctcctccagctcctgccTGCAGCCCAACCACCGCTCAACG AAACGGAAGGTGGAGGTGGTTTCACCAGCGACTCCAGTGCCCAGCGAGACAGCCCCAGCCTCAGTTTTTCCCCAG aatggatCAGCCCGTAGGGCAGTGGCAGCTCAGCCAGGGCGGAAGCGAAAATCGAATTGCTTGGGCACTGATGAG GACTCGCAGGACAGCTCAGATGGAATACCGTCAGCTCCTCGCATGACTGGGAGCCTGGTGTCTGACCGGAGCCACGACGACATCGTCACCCGGATGAAGAACATCGAGTGCATCGAGCTGGGCCGGCACCGCCTCAAGCCCTGGTACTTCTCCCCATACCCACAGGAGCTCACCACGCTGCCCGTCCTCTACCTCTGCGAGTTCTGCCTCAAGTACGGCCGAAGCCTCAAGTGTCTGCAGCGTCACTTG aCCAAGTGTGACCTGCGACATCCTCCAGGCAACGAGATTTACCGAAAGGGCACCATCTCCTTCTTTGAGATCGATGGACGTAAGAACAAG AGTTACTCCCAGAACCTGTGTCTTCTGGCTAAGTGTTTCCTCGACCACAAGACACTGTACTATGACACAGACCCTTTCCTCTTCTACGTCATGACGGAGTATGACTGCAAGGGCTTCCACATCGTGGGCTACTTCTCCAAG GAAAAGGAATCCACAGAAGACTACAACGTGGCCTGCATCCTGACCCTGCCTCCCTACCAGCGCCGCGGCTACGGCAAGCTGCTGATCGAGTTCA GCTATGAACTCTCCAAAGTGGAAGGGAAAACGGGGACCCCTGAGAAGCCCCTCTCGGATCTTGGCCTCCTATCCTACCGAAGCTACTGGTCCCAGACCATTCTGGAGATCTTGATGGGGCTGAAGTCAGAGAGCGGGGAGAGGCCGCAGATCACCATCAA TGAGATCAGTGAAATTACCAGCATCAAGAAGGAGGATGTCATCTCCACTCTACAGTACCTCAACCTCATCAACTACTACAAG GGCCAGTATATCCTCACACTGTCGGAGGACATCGTGGATGGGCACGAACGGGCTATGCTCAAGCGGCTTCTTCGGATCGACTCCAAGTGTCTGCACTTCACTCCCAAGGACTGGAGCAAGAGGGGAAAATGGTGA
- the AP5B1 gene encoding AP-5 complex subunit beta-1: MGPTSRETWAQRLGTFRASPSAFMAGPEGEDLGRHLLSDLRSEKLSEPTKVSLLALSLEYPAQLWPDAPAAEAAATSLLDTLVLLPPRPSALRRPLLLAATTALAAGGALGPTSGASRRLLPLLLGLASGRDLGRSFGPASEQRPLQATAWECLRELESCKPGLLGGCLGLLRGLLGQEGPVQPLSLLLALALRNALVIQARARLGLQGLLVAGDCPTEGGSWNWMLAEEGDAHLQPQAPSWPAAEGGECCLATLELSPEEARELRAAVAQLLDASYLLTPVAQAQLLWLLGWALRGLRGQPPVLFKPQLVRLLGTAQLTLLHAVLALKAAFGEALFTAQDEALLLRRLTLAAQHPALPLPAHLFYLHCLLNFPENWPLGPAGEEAAPLLLGSQLCRGLLPSLLHDPMDLLARLHLLCLLCVEDEEKEKKGQDQSPRRYLEELLAGLRQRAALGGGPRALATLCFQASYLVARCLAGQPAVLTPLTHGLAQLYRARPALAPHFVDLLDRVGPELGEPLKVVLRQEVVSRPGRDEALRWHLQMLARVADGDAQSATLGFLQAAAARCTDWGLQQALLQVCRALLRAGVGGGLADLLQALARQLEDPDGRDHARLYYILLAHLEEPKLGVALGPSLAAPALASSLVAENQGFAAALMVQEAPAPIRLSVGPHRAKGPAPVLQLQVEVLEQVYSLELRFRVERQLYAPLGAVHMPCLCPGRPIRPLLLPLQPRRPAPASLAVRALYTTPSGLTCHAHLPPLLVNFADLFLPFPQPPEGAKLGFFEELWDSCLPKGTESRLWCPLGSHGLEALVSRHLEPFVVVAQPPTSYLIAIRLPPDSRLLLRLEAAQADGVPVALRTDDWAVLPLVGDYLRGLSAAG; the protein is encoded by the exons ATGGGGCCCACGAGCCGGGAAACCTGGGCCCAGCGCCTGGGCACCTTCCGGGCCAGCCCGTCCGCCTTCATGGCAGGTCCTGAGGGTGAGGATCTGGGTCGTCACCTGCTGAGCGACCTGAGGAGTGAGAAGCTGAGCGAGCCGACTAAG GTTTCCTTGCTGGCTCTGAGCTTGGAGTACCCAGCCCAGCTGTGGCCGGACGCTCCTGCGGCCGAAGCAGCTGCCACCTCCCTGTTGGATACCCTGGTCCTTCTACCCCCGCGGCCCTCGGCTCTGCGGCGGCCCCTTCTGCTGGCGGCCACCACAGCCTTGGCGGCAGGAGGTGCGCTGGGCCCCACCTCGGGAGCCTCCCGCCGGCTCTTGCCGCTGCTGCTGGGCTTGGCCTCGGGCCGCGATTTGGGGCGAAGCTTTGGCCCTGCCTCGGAACAGCGCCCCCTGCAGGCCACAGCGTGGGAGTGCCTACGGGAGCTGGAGAGCTGCAAGCCTGGGCTGCTGGGGGGCTGTCTGGGGCTGCTGCGGGGCCTGCTGGGGCAGGAGGGCCCTGTACAGCCACTCAGCCTGCTGCTGGCACTTGCCCTGCGAAACGCCTTGGTGATACAAGCCAGGGCCAGGTTGGGCCTGCAGGGCCTGCTCGTGGCTGGGGACTGTCCCACTGAGGGTGGTTCCTGGAACTGGATGCTAGCTGAGGAGGGTGATGCCCACCTTCAGCCCCAGGCACCCAGTTGGCCAGCAGCTGAGGGGGGGGAGTGTTGCCTTGCCACGCTGGAGCTCAGTCCTGAGGAGGCCCGGGAGCTGCGGGCTGCCGTGGCCCAGCTTCTGGACGCCTCCTACCTGCTCACTCCTGTGGCCCAGGCCCAGCTTCTGTGGCTGCTGGGCTGGGCCCTGCGGGGTCTTCGGGGACAGCCACCAGTGCTCTTCAAGCCACAGCTGGTACGGCTGCTGGGCACAGCACAGCTGACGCTGCTGCACGCCGTTCTGGCTCTGAAGGCGGCCTTTGGTGAGGCACTGTTCACAGCCCAGGATGAGGCCTTGCTGCTTCGCCGGCTGACCTTGGCTGCCCAGCACCcggccctgcccctgcctgcccATCTCTTCTACCTGCACTGCCTCTTGAACTTCCCTGAGAACTGGCCGCTGGGCCCCGCAGGCGAGGAGGCTGCCCCGCTATTGCTGGGGTCCCAGCTATGCCGTGGCCTCCTGCCCAGTCTCCTGCATGACCCGATGGACCTCTTGGCCCGCCTGCATCTGCTGTGCCTGCTCTGTGTGGAAGacgaagaaaaggagaagaagggCCAGGATCAGAGCCCCCGGCGGTACCTGGAGGAGCTACTGGCTGGCCTGCGACAGAGGGCAGCCCTGGGTGGTGGCCCCCGGGCCTTAGCCACTCTTTGCTTCCAGGCCTCATACCTCGTTGCTCGCTGCCTGGCCGGGCAACCTGCGGTGCTGACACCCTTGACCCACGGACTGGCCCAGCTGTACCGAGCCCGGCCTGCACTGGCTCCCCATTTCGTGGATCTCTTGGATCGGGTGGGCCCTGAGCTGGGGGAACCCTTGAAGGTGGTCTTGCGGCAGGAGGTGGTGTCCAGGCCAGGCAGGGATGAGGCCCTTCGTTGGCACCTGCAGATGCTGGCAAGGGTGGCAGATGGGGATGCCCAGAGTGCCACCCTCGGCTTCCTGCAGGCTGCAGCTGCCCGCTGCACGGACTGGGGCCTCCAGCAGGCCCTCCTGCAGGTCTGCCGGGCCCTGCTGCGGGCAGGTGTTGGGGGAGGCCTGGCGGACTTGCTGCAGGCCCTGGCCAGGCAGCTGGAGGACCCTGATGGGCGGGACCACGCGCGCCTCTACTACATCCTCCTGGCCCACCTGGAAGAGCCCAAGCTGGGGGTGGCCCTGGGCCCCTCCCTGGCCGCACCTGCACTGGCCTCTTCACTGGTGGCCGAAAACCAGGGCTTTGCTGCAGCGCTGATGGTGCAGGAGGCCCCGGCCCCGATTCGGCTGAGCGTGGGTCCCCACAGAGCCAAGGGCCCGGCCCCAGTGCTGCAGCTCCAGGTGGAGGTGCTGGAGCAGGTGTATTCTCTGGAACTGCGCTTCCGTGTGGAAAGACAGCTCTATGCACCCTTGGGGGCTGTGCACATGCCCTGCCTGTGCCCCGGCCGCCCCATCCGCCCTCTGCTGCTGCCTCTGCAGCCCCGACGCCCGGCTCCCGCGAGCCTGGCTGTGCGCGCCCTGTACACCACACCTAGCGGCCTCACCTGCCACGCTCACCTGCCACCCCTTCTTGTGAACTTCGCTGACCTCTTTCTGCCTTTCCCCCAGCCCCCCGAGGGGGCCAAGCTGGGCTTCTTTGAGGAGCTCTGGGACTCCTGCCTGCCAAAGGGCACCGAGAGTCGCTTGTGGTGCCCTCTCGGGTCACACGGGCTGGAGGCATTGGTGTCCCGCCACCTGGAGCCCTTTGTGGTGGTGGCCCAACCCCCGACCAGCTACCTTATAGCCATCCGTCTGCCCCCAGACTCGCGGTTGCTGCTGCGGCTGGAAGCAGCCCAGGCGGACGGAGTGCCTGTGGCCCTGCGGACTGATGACTGGGCCGTGCTGCCTCTGGTGGGGGACTACCTCCGGGGGCTGTCAGCGGCTGGCTGA
- the KAT5 gene encoding histone acetyltransferase KAT5 isoform X2 has translation MAEVGEIIEGCRLPVLRRNQDNEDEWPLAEILSVKDISGRKLFYVHYIDFNKRLDEWVTHERLDLKKIQFPKKEAKTPTKNGLPGSRPGSPEREVRKTLDLSLQPASAQASGKTLPIPVQITLRFNLPKEREAIPGGEPDQPLSSSSCLQPNHRSTKRKVEVVSPATPVPSETAPASVFPQNGSARRAVAAQPGRKRKSNCLGTDEDSQDSSDGIPSAPRMTGSLVSDRSHDDIVTRMKNIECIELGRHRLKPWYFSPYPQELTTLPVLYLCEFCLKYGRSLKCLQRHLTKCDLRHPPGNEIYRKGTISFFEIDGRKNKSYSQNLCLLAKCFLDHKTLYYDTDPFLFYVMTEYDCKGFHIVGYFSKEKESTEDYNVACILTLPPYQRRGYGKLLIEFSYELSKVEGKTGTPEKPLSDLGLLSYRSYWSQTILEILMGLKSESGERPQITINEISEITSIKKEDVISTLQYLNLINYYKGQYILTLSEDIVDGHERAMLKRLLRIDSKCLHFTPKDWSKRGKW, from the exons atggcgGAGGTG GGGGAGATAATCGAGGGCTGCCGCCTGCCCGTGCTGCGGCGGAACCAAGACAACGAAGATGAGTGGC CCCTGGCTGAGATACTGAGCGTGAAGGACATCAGTGGCCGGAAGCTTTTCTACGTCCATTACATTGACT TCAACAAACGCCTGGATGAATGGGTGACCCACGAGCGGCTGGACCTAAAGAAGATCCAGTTCCCCAAGAAAGAGGCCAAGACCCCCACCAAGAACGGACTTCCTGGGTCCCGCCCCGGCTCTCCAGAGAGAGAGGTG AGGAAGACCCTGGACCTATCTCTACAGCCGGCCTCCGCCCAGGCCAGCGGGAAGACCTTGCCAATCCCGGTCCAGATCACACTCCGCTTCAACCTGCCCAAGGAGCGGGAGGCCATTCCCGGTGGCGAGCCCGACCAGCCGctctcctccagctcctgccTGCAGCCCAACCACCGCTCAACG AAACGGAAGGTGGAGGTGGTTTCACCAGCGACTCCAGTGCCCAGCGAGACAGCCCCAGCCTCAGTTTTTCCCCAG aatggatCAGCCCGTAGGGCAGTGGCAGCTCAGCCAGGGCGGAAGCGAAAATCGAATTGCTTGGGCACTGATGAG GACTCGCAGGACAGCTCAGATGGAATACCGTCAGCTCCTCGCATGACTGGGAGCCTGGTGTCTGACCGGAGCCACGACGACATCGTCACCCGGATGAAGAACATCGAGTGCATCGAGCTGGGCCGGCACCGCCTCAAGCCCTGGTACTTCTCCCCATACCCACAGGAGCTCACCACGCTGCCCGTCCTCTACCTCTGCGAGTTCTGCCTCAAGTACGGCCGAAGCCTCAAGTGTCTGCAGCGTCACTTG aCCAAGTGTGACCTGCGACATCCTCCAGGCAACGAGATTTACCGAAAGGGCACCATCTCCTTCTTTGAGATCGATGGACGTAAGAACAAG AGTTACTCCCAGAACCTGTGTCTTCTGGCTAAGTGTTTCCTCGACCACAAGACACTGTACTATGACACAGACCCTTTCCTCTTCTACGTCATGACGGAGTATGACTGCAAGGGCTTCCACATCGTGGGCTACTTCTCCAAG GAAAAGGAATCCACAGAAGACTACAACGTGGCCTGCATCCTGACCCTGCCTCCCTACCAGCGCCGCGGCTACGGCAAGCTGCTGATCGAGTTCA GCTATGAACTCTCCAAAGTGGAAGGGAAAACGGGGACCCCTGAGAAGCCCCTCTCGGATCTTGGCCTCCTATCCTACCGAAGCTACTGGTCCCAGACCATTCTGGAGATCTTGATGGGGCTGAAGTCAGAGAGCGGGGAGAGGCCGCAGATCACCATCAA TGAGATCAGTGAAATTACCAGCATCAAGAAGGAGGATGTCATCTCCACTCTACAGTACCTCAACCTCATCAACTACTACAAG GGCCAGTATATCCTCACACTGTCGGAGGACATCGTGGATGGGCACGAACGGGCTATGCTCAAGCGGCTTCTTCGGATCGACTCCAAGTGTCTGCACTTCACTCCCAAGGACTGGAGCAAGAGGGGAAAATGGTGA
- the RNASEH2C gene encoding ribonuclease H2 subunit C, with translation MESSDGEAIDKRRVHLRPVTLRDPAPVLLHLLPCEFLVNRPAPVGLFFTPAIRQGPDGLEVSFRGRSLRGEEVVVPPGLVGYVMTEEKGEVLLGKQDFSEGLQDDEQEEQELVEPPEALERDFDRFIGATASFSSFTLWGLETIPGPDARVRGALTWPSLAAAIHAQVPED, from the exons ATGGAAAGCAGCGACGGGGAAGCCATCGACAAGCGCCGCGTCCACCTGCGCCCTGTTACGCTGCGCGATCCCGCCCCCGTCTTGCTGCACCTTCTGCCCTGCGAATTTCTGGTTAACCGGCCCGCCCCCGTGGGGCTCTTCTTCACCCCGGCCATCCGCCAGGGTCCCGACG GACTGGAAGTGTCGTTCCGGGGCCGCAGTCTACGCGGCGAGGAGGTGGTGGTGCCGCCCGGCCTCGTGGGATATGTGATgacagaagagaagggagaggtgTTGCTGGGGAAGCAGGACTTCTCGGAGGGTTTGCAGGATGACGAGCAAGAGGAGCAGGAACTGGTGGAGCCCCCGGAGGCGCTGGAGCGCGACTTC GACCGCTTTATCGGAGCCACAGCCAGTTTCAGCAGCTTCACCCTGTGGGGCCTGGAGACTATCCCCGGTCCCGATGCCAGAGTGCGTGGGGCCCTAACCTGGCCCAGCCTCGCTGCAGCG ATTCACGCACAGGTACCCGAGGACTGA
- the KAT5 gene encoding histone acetyltransferase KAT5 isoform X3 produces MAEVGEIIEGCRLPVLRRNQDNEDEWPLAEILSVKDISGRKLFYVHYIDFNKRLDEWVTHERLDLKKIQFPKKEAKTPTKNGLPGSRPGSPEREVPASAQASGKTLPIPVQITLRFNLPKEREAIPGGEPDQPLSSSSCLQPNHRSTKRKVEVVSPATPVPSETAPASVFPQNGSARRAVAAQPGRKRKSNCLGTDEDSQDSSDGIPSAPRMTGSLVSDRSHDDIVTRMKNIECIELGRHRLKPWYFSPYPQELTTLPVLYLCEFCLKYGRSLKCLQRHLTKCDLRHPPGNEIYRKGTISFFEIDGRKNKSYSQNLCLLAKCFLDHKTLYYDTDPFLFYVMTEYDCKGFHIVGYFSKEKESTEDYNVACILTLPPYQRRGYGKLLIEFSYELSKVEGKTGTPEKPLSDLGLLSYRSYWSQTILEILMGLKSESGERPQITINEISEITSIKKEDVISTLQYLNLINYYKGQYILTLSEDIVDGHERAMLKRLLRIDSKCLHFTPKDWSKRGKW; encoded by the exons atggcgGAGGTG GGGGAGATAATCGAGGGCTGCCGCCTGCCCGTGCTGCGGCGGAACCAAGACAACGAAGATGAGTGGC CCCTGGCTGAGATACTGAGCGTGAAGGACATCAGTGGCCGGAAGCTTTTCTACGTCCATTACATTGACT TCAACAAACGCCTGGATGAATGGGTGACCCACGAGCGGCTGGACCTAAAGAAGATCCAGTTCCCCAAGAAAGAGGCCAAGACCCCCACCAAGAACGGACTTCCTGGGTCCCGCCCCGGCTCTCCAGAGAGAGAGGTG CCGGCCTCCGCCCAGGCCAGCGGGAAGACCTTGCCAATCCCGGTCCAGATCACACTCCGCTTCAACCTGCCCAAGGAGCGGGAGGCCATTCCCGGTGGCGAGCCCGACCAGCCGctctcctccagctcctgccTGCAGCCCAACCACCGCTCAACG AAACGGAAGGTGGAGGTGGTTTCACCAGCGACTCCAGTGCCCAGCGAGACAGCCCCAGCCTCAGTTTTTCCCCAG aatggatCAGCCCGTAGGGCAGTGGCAGCTCAGCCAGGGCGGAAGCGAAAATCGAATTGCTTGGGCACTGATGAG GACTCGCAGGACAGCTCAGATGGAATACCGTCAGCTCCTCGCATGACTGGGAGCCTGGTGTCTGACCGGAGCCACGACGACATCGTCACCCGGATGAAGAACATCGAGTGCATCGAGCTGGGCCGGCACCGCCTCAAGCCCTGGTACTTCTCCCCATACCCACAGGAGCTCACCACGCTGCCCGTCCTCTACCTCTGCGAGTTCTGCCTCAAGTACGGCCGAAGCCTCAAGTGTCTGCAGCGTCACTTG aCCAAGTGTGACCTGCGACATCCTCCAGGCAACGAGATTTACCGAAAGGGCACCATCTCCTTCTTTGAGATCGATGGACGTAAGAACAAG AGTTACTCCCAGAACCTGTGTCTTCTGGCTAAGTGTTTCCTCGACCACAAGACACTGTACTATGACACAGACCCTTTCCTCTTCTACGTCATGACGGAGTATGACTGCAAGGGCTTCCACATCGTGGGCTACTTCTCCAAG GAAAAGGAATCCACAGAAGACTACAACGTGGCCTGCATCCTGACCCTGCCTCCCTACCAGCGCCGCGGCTACGGCAAGCTGCTGATCGAGTTCA GCTATGAACTCTCCAAAGTGGAAGGGAAAACGGGGACCCCTGAGAAGCCCCTCTCGGATCTTGGCCTCCTATCCTACCGAAGCTACTGGTCCCAGACCATTCTGGAGATCTTGATGGGGCTGAAGTCAGAGAGCGGGGAGAGGCCGCAGATCACCATCAA TGAGATCAGTGAAATTACCAGCATCAAGAAGGAGGATGTCATCTCCACTCTACAGTACCTCAACCTCATCAACTACTACAAG GGCCAGTATATCCTCACACTGTCGGAGGACATCGTGGATGGGCACGAACGGGCTATGCTCAAGCGGCTTCTTCGGATCGACTCCAAGTGTCTGCACTTCACTCCCAAGGACTGGAGCAAGAGGGGAAAATGGTGA